A window from Apteryx mantelli isolate bAptMan1 chromosome 15, bAptMan1.hap1, whole genome shotgun sequence encodes these proteins:
- the LOC136993404 gene encoding mitotic-spindle organizing protein 2-like isoform X3, producing the protein MAAISGVAMSGAALDGALGKAATATAAAARPRRKLLSAEEAELFDLAQAAGSGLDPEVFKVLLDLLRMNVAPLAVFQMLKSMCAGQRLPAGAEGGPAAAPAPLPADTREAPADSKIPAPLAFASALRPPRLGGAKLVVCSPADGRPPLSQVTFGW; encoded by the exons ATGGCCGCCATTTCGGGGGTGGCGATGTCGGGCGCGGCTCTAGACGGGGCGCTGGGGAAGGCGgcgacggcgacggcggcggcggcgcggccgcggcggaaGCTCCTAAGCGCGGAGGAGGCGGAGCTGTTCGATCTGGCGCAGGCGGCGGGTAGTGGGCTGGACCCGGAGGTGTTCAA GGTGCTGCTGGACCTGCTGCGCATGAACGTGGCGCCGCTCGCCGTCTTCCAGATGCTCAAGTCCATGTGCGCCGGGCAGCGGCTGCCGGCGGGCGCggagggcggccccgccgcggcgccggcgccgctccccgccgacACGCGAG AGGCCCCCGCGGACAGTAAAATCCCCGCGCCGCTCGCCTTCGCCTCCGCCCTGCGGCCTCCGCGGCTCGGCGGCGCGAAGCTGGTGGTCTGCAGCCCCGCCGACGGCCGCCCGCCTCTCTCGCAAG TGACTTTTGGCTGGTAG